The Leptolyngbya sp. CCY15150 genome has a window encoding:
- a CDS encoding ATP-binding protein translates to MTEQDKQWFDALTKDRADSSKMLEKPSMRGVQRSVVDKYSDQAHFIYELLQNADDVKATTATFRLGASGLCFTHNGSVRFTVSNPQNEEVDTHNGTLGHINAITSIANSNKTQASIGKFGVGFKAVFQYTQTPHIYDPKIQFKIERFIVPHRLDSDLDWRKASETVFFFPFDHQEKQPQESHDEILEKLKALEFPVLFLSNLESVSFEAEKVTGKYTKEVTREIEQGDITVQWITLTLVVNGETTSQNLLMFTRNSESGHPCSIGYGLGENGRIMPIDRPAFCFFPTKEVTNLNFLLHAPFLLTDSREGIKAGKKHNQELVQQLAQLAADSLPILRDEKLIDDGILNIIPYDETRFSALDDRRRISFEPFFTAIKHKLQTDTLLPAANGECSPKSCSYWAFYPGLVELFSDEHLAQLTGTQNAHWVFRGLGREEVQRSNKPLADYIDGGTRWSGKEPNLIVSSLDPEVVLKKITADFIAAQSQQWLHKLYAYLSERASYQRFVKDKPIFLDQEGNAVPAFDDGGHHVLFLPDDDIEGYITVKKDLLSDKDTREFIEKFGIKKPSLRDEIYNKILPTYSTDEEIDTSPHFKKFFRYFKECKNNEVSKFIDLIKDKEFLLYVTVGDDNVYRGMAEDVYLPTQDLEEWFETKPDTQFLRLDEYHEMVDKEDYEILYVFFEKLGVSSLPKVIHDNWTPTKKELHEGNLSTEGRNHNLEDKILDGCEEIISDINKARSLLLWRMLPRLIQKLSGRHTWFYYYSKDELFISTEEQRLLSAQWILNKTGELVSADAVTIQTLSDEYDKDSERAKALIEFLEIQDEAHDTAHLSEEEVRKIELADKIAQLGLSEDEILVALEDAKRKKSVQPSRGKSGRDRILHGSTLMQEIENRRPSVKHVKSSGHQESDPTPSAQPNDANEDADDYTPKTVNYGKKLDRAKDRYASELDRLEHEQALHDKANALPRYSYGWFLALLELECMASSEKNADGKTISIRFGKVESDSQSSRSIVLKEPSRFIPQSIEEFSGVRVDLDFGNGRTGKLHIESFTAREFSLLGKLVSADELSGIDLGEVLEARIEVQNPSFLLQELLERLRELGFDEKFGMKESLTPDIEFVFGPPGTGKTTHLAEKILIPMMQGTEPTRVLVLTPTNKAADVLTTRIIEKMGTDTSYLNWLVRFGTSADERIEKAGVWRDRSFDIGTLSHSVTVTTIARFAYDGFAVKYGSKKLYETEWDAIVIDEASMISLSSIIYPLYRQKPGKFIVAGDPFQIEPIVAVEQWKDENIYTLVGLNKAGAFAKPATEPHNYSVTNLETQYRSIPAIGEIFSRFTYDGILKHHRTPETQRPLNLNNIDVQPINLIKFPVSKYESIYRAKRLESGTPYQTYSALFTFEFVRWLAGQIQVGYADKFRIGVIAPYRAQANLLSRLNDSWASKPNGVEIQVGTIHGFQGDECDIIIAVFNPPPSISTSPQMFLNKQNILNVAISRARDYLFIVMPDDETEGVRNLYKIAKLEGLVKKPGDAFVEHASSTIEEMIWGNANYLEENTFSTGHQMVNVYRKPERYYEVRSDDSAIDVQIHEKR, encoded by the coding sequence ATGACTGAACAAGATAAACAGTGGTTCGATGCGTTGACGAAGGATCGCGCTGACAGCTCCAAAATGCTGGAGAAGCCGTCCATGCGTGGTGTCCAGCGCAGTGTTGTGGACAAATATTCCGATCAAGCGCACTTCATCTACGAGCTTCTGCAAAATGCAGATGATGTCAAGGCTACAACTGCCACATTCCGCCTTGGGGCAAGCGGACTTTGTTTCACACATAACGGCTCTGTCCGATTCACCGTTTCCAATCCACAGAACGAAGAAGTGGATACACATAACGGCACTCTGGGGCATATTAACGCCATTACTTCCATCGCCAATTCAAACAAGACGCAGGCTTCCATCGGAAAATTCGGCGTCGGGTTTAAGGCGGTCTTTCAATATACGCAAACACCGCACATTTACGACCCGAAAATTCAGTTCAAGATCGAACGCTTCATCGTGCCACACAGGCTGGATTCCGACCTTGATTGGCGAAAAGCCTCAGAGACGGTGTTCTTCTTTCCGTTTGACCACCAGGAAAAACAGCCCCAAGAGAGTCATGACGAAATTCTTGAGAAACTAAAAGCTCTAGAGTTTCCTGTCCTGTTCCTTTCTAATCTAGAATCTGTGTCCTTTGAAGCAGAGAAAGTCACGGGTAAATACACCAAGGAAGTTACGCGGGAAATTGAGCAAGGAGATATAACGGTTCAGTGGATCACGCTGACATTGGTCGTAAATGGCGAAACGACTTCTCAGAATTTGTTGATGTTCACGCGAAACAGCGAGAGCGGACATCCCTGCTCCATTGGGTATGGCTTGGGAGAGAACGGAAGAATCATGCCTATTGACCGTCCTGCATTCTGTTTTTTTCCTACCAAAGAGGTGACGAATCTAAATTTCCTCCTTCACGCGCCGTTTCTTCTGACAGATAGCCGGGAAGGAATCAAGGCTGGGAAAAAGCATAACCAAGAATTGGTTCAACAGTTGGCGCAACTTGCCGCAGACAGTTTGCCCATACTACGGGATGAAAAGCTGATAGACGATGGCATCCTTAACATCATTCCCTATGACGAAACGAGATTTAGCGCTCTAGACGACAGACGCAGGATTTCATTCGAGCCCTTCTTTACTGCCATCAAGCACAAACTCCAGACCGATACCCTATTGCCAGCCGCTAATGGAGAGTGTTCACCAAAGAGCTGTTCTTATTGGGCATTTTACCCCGGATTGGTTGAACTGTTTTCTGACGAGCATCTGGCGCAATTAACTGGTACACAGAACGCTCACTGGGTTTTTCGGGGGCTTGGCAGGGAGGAAGTCCAGAGATCCAATAAACCGTTAGCGGATTACATTGATGGAGGTACTCGCTGGTCTGGTAAAGAGCCAAATCTGATTGTTTCAAGCCTCGACCCTGAAGTTGTGCTTAAAAAAATCACCGCTGACTTCATCGCCGCACAATCTCAGCAATGGCTACACAAACTTTATGCCTACCTTTCCGAGCGTGCTTCTTACCAGAGGTTCGTGAAGGATAAGCCTATTTTTCTCGACCAAGAGGGCAATGCAGTTCCGGCGTTTGACGATGGTGGGCATCATGTTCTTTTTCTTCCCGATGACGATATTGAAGGCTACATAACTGTCAAAAAAGATCTGTTATCAGACAAAGACACTCGTGAGTTCATCGAGAAATTTGGCATCAAAAAACCAAGCCTCCGCGACGAGATTTACAACAAGATTCTTCCGACATACAGCACCGACGAGGAAATTGATACATCCCCGCACTTTAAGAAGTTTTTCCGCTACTTTAAAGAGTGTAAAAACAATGAGGTGTCAAAATTTATTGATCTGATAAAAGATAAGGAGTTTCTCTTATACGTGACGGTTGGAGATGATAATGTTTATCGCGGTATGGCTGAAGATGTTTATCTACCAACTCAGGATTTAGAGGAGTGGTTTGAAACCAAGCCGGATACCCAGTTTTTACGACTAGATGAATACCATGAAATGGTTGATAAAGAAGACTATGAAATACTTTATGTCTTTTTTGAGAAGCTAGGAGTATCGAGTCTGCCGAAAGTAATTCATGATAACTGGACTCCTACAAAGAAAGAATTGCATGAAGGAAACCTATCGACAGAGGGGCGCAACCACAATCTGGAAGATAAAATTCTAGACGGTTGTGAGGAGATCATTTCTGACATCAACAAGGCTCGTTCGCTCTTGCTCTGGCGAATGCTTCCGAGACTCATTCAGAAATTGAGTGGCCGGCATACATGGTTTTATTACTATAGTAAAGATGAGCTTTTCATATCCACAGAAGAACAGCGGCTGCTATCAGCACAATGGATTCTCAATAAGACAGGCGAACTGGTTTCTGCTGATGCTGTCACAATTCAAACCCTCTCTGACGAATATGACAAAGACAGTGAGAGGGCAAAGGCGCTCATTGAATTTTTAGAAATTCAAGATGAGGCTCACGACACCGCGCATTTAAGCGAGGAGGAAGTACGAAAAATCGAGTTGGCAGATAAAATCGCACAATTAGGGTTATCTGAAGATGAAATCTTAGTTGCGCTTGAGGACGCAAAACGCAAAAAGAGCGTTCAACCCTCAAGAGGTAAGAGCGGTAGAGATAGAATTTTACATGGATCGACTCTGATGCAGGAAATTGAAAACCGTCGCCCATCCGTCAAGCACGTCAAATCGTCGGGTCATCAGGAAAGCGATCCTACACCATCCGCCCAGCCAAATGATGCCAACGAAGACGCGGACGACTACACCCCGAAAACTGTGAACTACGGCAAAAAGCTGGATCGCGCCAAAGATCGTTATGCCAGTGAGCTTGATCGCTTAGAGCACGAACAGGCATTGCATGACAAAGCTAATGCGCTGCCGCGTTACAGCTATGGTTGGTTTCTCGCCCTGCTGGAACTGGAGTGCATGGCAAGCAGCGAAAAGAATGCAGACGGCAAGACTATTTCCATCCGCTTTGGCAAAGTGGAGTCGGATAGTCAATCGTCCAGAAGCATTGTCCTAAAAGAGCCGAGCCGCTTTATTCCGCAATCCATCGAAGAGTTTTCGGGTGTGCGTGTGGATCTCGATTTTGGCAATGGCCGCACAGGAAAGCTTCATATCGAATCATTTACAGCCAGAGAGTTCTCATTGCTCGGCAAACTGGTATCCGCAGATGAATTGAGCGGAATTGATTTGGGCGAGGTATTAGAGGCACGTATCGAAGTCCAGAACCCGTCCTTTCTGTTGCAAGAGTTGCTGGAGCGATTGCGTGAGCTGGGGTTTGACGAAAAATTCGGCATGAAGGAGAGCTTGACACCCGACATCGAGTTTGTATTCGGCCCACCAGGAACGGGCAAGACGACTCACCTTGCAGAGAAGATACTGATACCTATGATGCAGGGAACGGAGCCAACAAGGGTTTTGGTTCTGACGCCGACCAACAAGGCAGCGGATGTGCTGACGACCCGCATCATAGAGAAGATGGGTACAGATACTTCATATCTGAACTGGCTGGTTCGCTTCGGAACTTCAGCAGACGAACGTATCGAGAAAGCTGGCGTGTGGCGAGATCGCTCCTTTGACATCGGCACACTGAGTCATTCCGTAACAGTCACGACTATTGCCCGCTTCGCCTACGATGGGTTTGCGGTCAAGTATGGTAGCAAGAAGCTGTACGAAACGGAGTGGGATGCGATTGTCATTGACGAGGCTTCGATGATTTCGCTTTCCAGTATCATCTATCCGCTGTATCGTCAGAAGCCCGGGAAGTTCATCGTTGCCGGAGACCCTTTCCAGATTGAACCGATTGTCGCAGTTGAGCAATGGAAGGACGAAAACATCTACACGCTGGTCGGCCTCAATAAGGCAGGAGCTTTTGCAAAGCCTGCTACGGAGCCACATAACTACTCCGTGACGAATCTGGAAACGCAATACCGAAGTATCCCAGCCATCGGCGAAATTTTCAGCCGTTTCACCTATGACGGCATCTTGAAGCACCACCGCACGCCTGAAACGCAGCGCCCGCTGAATCTCAACAACATTGATGTTCAACCGATCAACCTCATCAAGTTTCCCGTCAGCAAATACGAAAGCATCTACCGCGCGAAACGGTTGGAGAGCGGAACGCCCTATCAGACCTATTCGGCACTGTTCACTTTCGAGTTTGTTCGGTGGCTTGCAGGACAAATACAGGTCGGCTATGCAGATAAGTTCCGCATAGGGGTCATTGCCCCTTATCGTGCCCAAGCAAACCTATTGAGTAGGCTAAACGACTCATGGGCTTCCAAGCCTAATGGTGTAGAGATTCAGGTTGGCACGATTCATGGTTTCCAAGGTGACGAATGCGACATCATCATTGCTGTTTTTAATCCACCACCATCCATCTCTACAAGCCCTCAGATGTTCCTCAATAAGCAGAATATCCTGAATGTGGCTATCAGTCGAGCGCGGGACTACCTGTTCATCGTGATGCCGGACGATGAAACGGAGGGCGTAAGAAATCTGTACAAAATTGCCAAGCTTGAAGGGCTTGTGAAGAAGCCAGGTGATGCGTTCGTTGAACATGCGTCCAGTACTATTGAGGAAATGATCTGGGGCAATGCAAATTACCTTGAGGAAAACACCTTCTCAACCGGCCATCAAATGGTGAATGTTTATCGCAAGCCAGAGCGTTACTACGAAGTTCGCAGCGACGATTCGGCAATTGATGTTCAGATTCACGAAAAACGATGA
- a CDS encoding TraM recognition domain-containing protein, which translates to MLLANVWTEPWVEAWQVIKDILGSPRGMLLLGLILVIYLLSLLAPSRQHLTSGRFAQRGDKLKASRQAYQQLNRGDADEVVLWCGSPPDALHNGLMAGLATAVTGQPPTVYVPDANRSAVVIGKAGSGKTFSVIDPMVASAIEQGHPILLYDYKADAYGKGGQISYLATLAARHQYNVQVFAPGRPYSCIINPLDFLQDANDSTTAGVLAEVFHRNLTRGGGKADAFFGPAGQRLIQALIQFAKSTQYPDLAMAFCVVQLPNLVQRLSYAAQQERLPYFVQVNFAQFISTGSSEKTASGILATASDVLTRFMAPDLLQSLLGTTNVSAILERKELLAFQSDIFRQDVINPLLAAIINVVVNLNCSVQRQAPFIFSADEFPTIYMPQAPNWPNQHRSKGFTGIFGFQSFPQIVETYGQEQAKALLSACSTRFWFNPGDVQTAQRYSDELGETEVTFRTHSYSRSRGDDWGRNRSTSEQVRTKKLMTPDEVMRFGVGECLYINPAFNQYPIHYEQVPIPKRDRRLKKDCEGLWETIRDRMIRREHSRRPNLDMEDQIRIRLKEADRLLPMPPEEGEDAPPPQKRSAQTINLPEF; encoded by the coding sequence ATGCTGTTGGCAAATGTATGGACTGAGCCATGGGTCGAGGCGTGGCAGGTCATCAAGGACATTCTTGGCTCGCCTCGCGGGATGCTCCTGCTGGGGTTGATCCTTGTGATCTATCTCTTGAGTCTGTTGGCTCCGTCTAGACAACATCTCACGTCGGGTCGCTTTGCCCAACGGGGCGACAAGCTCAAGGCTAGTCGTCAAGCCTATCAACAACTCAACCGTGGTGATGCCGATGAGGTGGTGCTCTGGTGTGGCTCACCGCCAGATGCGCTACACAATGGTCTGATGGCTGGTCTGGCCACTGCCGTGACGGGGCAACCGCCCACGGTTTACGTGCCCGATGCGAATCGTAGTGCCGTAGTGATTGGCAAGGCCGGATCTGGGAAAACCTTTTCGGTCATCGACCCCATGGTGGCGTCAGCCATTGAACAAGGACATCCCATTTTGCTGTATGACTACAAGGCGGATGCCTATGGGAAGGGTGGACAAATCAGCTACTTGGCGACGCTAGCAGCTCGCCATCAGTACAATGTCCAAGTGTTTGCGCCGGGGCGTCCCTATAGCTGCATCATTAATCCGCTTGATTTTTTGCAGGACGCGAACGACAGCACCACGGCCGGTGTGCTCGCAGAGGTGTTTCATCGCAACCTCACCCGTGGCGGTGGCAAAGCGGATGCCTTTTTTGGCCCAGCGGGACAGCGGCTCATCCAAGCCCTGATTCAGTTTGCTAAGTCTACCCAATATCCCGATCTGGCCATGGCGTTTTGTGTGGTGCAGTTGCCCAATTTAGTCCAGCGGCTGTCCTATGCCGCTCAGCAAGAGCGATTACCCTATTTTGTTCAGGTGAATTTTGCTCAGTTCATCAGTACTGGTTCGAGTGAGAAAACGGCGTCTGGAATTCTAGCCACAGCCAGTGATGTGCTCACGCGATTCATGGCTCCTGACCTATTGCAATCGCTCTTGGGGACAACCAATGTCTCTGCTATCCTCGAACGCAAGGAACTATTGGCCTTTCAATCGGACATTTTTCGCCAGGATGTGATCAATCCCCTACTAGCAGCCATCATCAATGTCGTTGTCAATCTCAACTGTTCGGTGCAGCGACAGGCTCCCTTCATTTTTAGTGCGGACGAATTTCCCACCATCTACATGCCGCAGGCTCCCAATTGGCCCAACCAACATCGCTCTAAGGGCTTTACCGGCATCTTTGGCTTTCAGTCGTTCCCCCAAATTGTTGAAACCTATGGGCAAGAGCAAGCCAAGGCACTCCTCTCAGCTTGCAGCACTCGCTTCTGGTTCAATCCCGGTGATGTGCAAACCGCTCAGCGCTACAGTGATGAGCTAGGTGAAACGGAGGTCACCTTCAGAACTCACTCCTACAGCCGCAGTCGCGGCGATGACTGGGGACGTAATCGTTCCACGTCAGAGCAGGTGCGCACCAAGAAGTTGATGACGCCCGATGAAGTCATGCGGTTTGGCGTCGGTGAATGCCTTTACATCAATCCAGCCTTCAATCAATACCCCATTCACTATGAACAAGTCCCGATCCCTAAACGCGATCGCCGCCTCAAAAAGGACTGTGAAGGACTCTGGGAAACCATTCGCGACCGCATGATACGCAGAGAACATAGCCGCCGACCCAATCTCGATATGGAAGACCAAATTCGCATCCGACTTAAGGAGGCCGATCGCCTGCTCCCAATGCCGCCAGAGGAAGGGGAAGACGCACCACCACCTCAAAAGCGATCTGCTCAAACCATTAATCTGCCTGAGTTTTAG
- a CDS encoding ParA family protein, with protein sequence MIITTASDKGGVGKSTLSFHLAAAIAELDNAKVLLVDGDANRSVLSWSERLDASKLPFTVVGEKHASKWFQKGNQADHIIVDTQARPSDEDLKDLLEDTDLLLVPTTAQALSLDTLPQFMKRLSVLSGDVPFTLCLTIVDTRTKDEQDAREFLKAHDQPVLDGFMRAFSAYTKASAQGVLVRDARTDSGRKDSNAGIAWNDCVAIAKEILEGMA encoded by the coding sequence ATGATCATAACTACGGCATCAGACAAGGGCGGCGTAGGCAAATCTACGCTATCTTTTCATCTAGCCGCCGCTATTGCAGAGTTAGACAACGCCAAGGTTTTGCTGGTTGATGGAGATGCGAATCGCTCCGTATTAAGCTGGTCGGAGAGATTAGACGCCAGCAAGCTACCTTTCACCGTTGTGGGTGAAAAACACGCCTCCAAATGGTTTCAGAAGGGAAATCAGGCTGATCACATCATCGTAGATACCCAAGCCAGACCTAGTGATGAAGACCTTAAAGATTTATTGGAAGACACAGATCTTCTACTTGTACCCACAACAGCTCAAGCTTTGAGTCTCGATACTCTACCTCAATTTATGAAGCGCTTATCTGTACTGAGTGGAGATGTTCCCTTTACGCTTTGCCTAACGATTGTGGATACTCGCACCAAAGACGAACAAGACGCCCGTGAATTTTTGAAAGCCCACGATCAACCAGTACTGGATGGTTTCATGCGTGCCTTCTCTGCTTACACCAAAGCATCAGCCCAAGGTGTTCTGGTTCGGGATGCTCGAACAGATTCAGGCAGAAAGGATAGTAATGCAGGGATTGCATGGAATGATTGTGTCGCGATCGCTAAGGAAATTCTGGAGGGGATGGCGTGA
- a CDS encoding ParB/RepB/Spo0J family partition protein, whose protein sequence is MSKFKNIGSWNSVTQAAKPSEPETHHETSPLDHQKLVEGDLNRIRRGRKQYRSHTEEEHIQQLMASIREHGFTGSLPVIAIKDKEYDYEYLGGHTTGEALKRLGYTKVLLSVEDVDNPLAIAEFSYQLNGANRPLNALDDTLAILDILSEALSSQMGTVEPDEIPTLIRQIARDTAKVDTTKVNCIQETWERNQFAITIKSFAASRLPLLQLSDDLKQAIQHGISPVSALEINKVEDPKIRAALIEKAMQMSVAEVKQAVREATKAEMQPRPAHQQEWEPLKVFRSIGNKAKKIDFDAIPTSKKKELTKAIQRVQELIEAIEKKS, encoded by the coding sequence GTGAGCAAGTTTAAAAATATTGGTTCTTGGAATAGCGTGACCCAAGCAGCTAAGCCAAGTGAACCAGAGACTCATCATGAAACATCGCCACTAGATCACCAGAAACTGGTTGAGGGCGATCTAAATCGCATTCGCAGAGGACGAAAGCAGTACCGATCCCATACCGAAGAAGAGCATATTCAGCAGCTCATGGCGAGTATTCGGGAACATGGCTTTACCGGTAGCTTGCCTGTTATCGCTATCAAGGATAAAGAGTATGACTATGAGTATCTAGGGGGACACACAACTGGAGAGGCGCTCAAACGTTTGGGTTACACCAAGGTGTTGCTGTCTGTAGAAGATGTCGATAACCCGCTGGCGATCGCTGAATTTTCCTATCAACTCAATGGTGCAAACCGTCCGCTGAATGCGCTAGATGATACGCTTGCCATCCTTGACATTTTGTCGGAAGCACTCTCGTCACAGATGGGGACGGTTGAGCCAGATGAAATTCCAACACTCATTCGACAAATTGCACGGGACACCGCAAAGGTCGATACCACAAAGGTTAATTGCATTCAAGAAACCTGGGAACGGAATCAGTTCGCTATTACGATTAAAAGTTTTGCCGCCAGTCGTTTACCCTTACTGCAATTATCTGATGATCTCAAGCAGGCAATCCAGCACGGTATTTCTCCCGTGAGTGCGCTTGAAATTAACAAAGTTGAGGATCCAAAGATCAGAGCAGCACTGATTGAAAAGGCAATGCAGATGTCAGTTGCTGAGGTGAAGCAAGCTGTTCGTGAAGCGACTAAAGCCGAAATGCAACCTCGTCCAGCACATCAGCAAGAATGGGAACCCTTAAAAGTTTTCCGGTCAATTGGTAACAAGGCCAAGAAAATTGACTTTGACGCTATTCCTACCAGCAAGAAAAAAGAACTGACCAAAGCCATTCAGCGTGTTCAGGAACTGATTGAAGCGATTGAAAAAAAATCTTAG
- a CDS encoding type II toxin-antitoxin system VapC family toxin, translating into MKYLYDTNIFIYYLAEEPAVLPFFSELFLSQHEVIISTIVRIELLSFPELSSEEEEIIADLLMQFERIPLLSEIENRTIQLRRQHRLKLPDALIAATALHCSACVATRNVDDFKRVPELPLCNPFDVTEASNGA; encoded by the coding sequence GTGAAGTATCTGTACGATACCAATATCTTTATTTACTATCTGGCTGAGGAGCCAGCCGTCTTGCCGTTTTTCTCCGAGTTATTTCTCAGCCAACATGAGGTTATCATTTCGACTATTGTGCGGATTGAGCTGCTGAGTTTCCCCGAACTATCCAGCGAAGAAGAAGAGATTATTGCCGATCTACTGATGCAGTTTGAACGGATTCCTTTACTATCCGAAATTGAAAACCGCACCATTCAGCTACGGCGACAGCACCGCCTCAAGTTGCCCGATGCACTAATCGCTGCGACAGCACTGCATTGTTCTGCTTGTGTGGCAACTAGAAATGTAGATGATTTCAAGCGCGTTCCTGAGTTGCCCCTTTGTAATCCTTTTGATGTGACGGAGGCGAGTAATGGTGCATAG
- a CDS encoding DNA phosphorothioation-associated putative methyltransferase, producing MDKVSTELPPYSELCQRSSVGKRLPDALYVHVSALAHLAPILQAVEKQARTHTTLAEKATLVKFSINKSQVAYLFYPDFDTEAHPALQISIQVNLETLQATSRDYSTTNNPPVLHRKETFVVADYPHYATFAWLTKQEDTLGLLDDPRGIGFRHAWEQRLQERKLVIHGHALACPITAAAKQTQPKPKIQRHKAAIARVTASKPVRLAVEAGLFSPETTYFDYGCGHGADIEYIHRLGLTSAGWDPHFRPDIPHTPADVVNLGYIINVIEDTAERREALINAWSLAQKVLIVAAQVLIDDRTRGVIAYGDGIITSRNTFQKYYEQEELKAYIDQVLGVDAIPIALGIYFVFRDEAQSEAFRASRFRSRATAPRIRLKVSKFEEYRDRLQPLMDFYTNRGRLPAVEELGAQELTSLQETFGSIKRAFTVVLQATDVGEWDAIADKRRNDLLVYLALSHFGKRPKFKDLSPELQQDIKALFGSYHQACTAADLMLMSLGSTDLIEERCRQSAIGQQRPNSLWVHVSALDQLDPLLRLYEGCASRTIGRPEEATVVKFHVQKPQITYLSFPAFDKEPHPALETSMAIGLRDLHVRYRDYDPDNPPLLHQKDQVVTPDYPGYAKFTKLSQQEQKWGLLDDVKAIFDRRGWEKCLLQHGTELKGHRLIRLKLMD from the coding sequence ATGGACAAAGTCTCGACAGAACTGCCGCCCTACTCGGAACTGTGCCAGCGCAGTTCCGTTGGTAAGCGACTGCCCGATGCTCTCTATGTCCATGTTTCTGCTCTGGCGCACCTTGCCCCCATCCTACAAGCTGTTGAGAAGCAGGCCAGAACCCACACAACCCTCGCTGAAAAAGCAACCCTGGTCAAGTTCAGCATCAACAAGTCGCAAGTTGCCTACCTGTTTTATCCAGATTTTGATACAGAGGCCCACCCTGCTCTTCAAATTAGCATTCAGGTCAATCTAGAAACTCTGCAAGCTACAAGCCGCGACTACAGCACCACCAACAATCCTCCCGTCTTGCACCGCAAAGAAACCTTTGTCGTTGCTGACTATCCGCACTATGCCACCTTCGCCTGGCTAACCAAGCAGGAAGATACCCTGGGGCTGCTAGATGACCCACGTGGTATTGGCTTTCGCCATGCTTGGGAGCAACGCTTGCAAGAGCGCAAGCTGGTTATTCATGGCCATGCCCTCGCCTGTCCGATAACCGCGGCGGCTAAGCAAACCCAGCCCAAGCCAAAGATTCAGCGGCATAAAGCGGCGATCGCCCGCGTCACTGCCTCCAAACCCGTCCGCCTCGCTGTCGAAGCCGGACTCTTCTCGCCTGAAACCACCTACTTCGACTACGGCTGCGGCCACGGGGCCGACATCGAATACATTCACCGTCTGGGGTTAACCAGCGCCGGGTGGGATCCCCACTTTCGCCCTGACATTCCCCACACCCCAGCCGATGTGGTCAACCTGGGCTATATCATCAACGTTATTGAAGACACTGCCGAGCGACGAGAAGCCCTGATCAATGCCTGGAGCCTAGCCCAGAAGGTGCTAATCGTTGCTGCCCAGGTGTTGATCGATGATCGCACCCGAGGCGTCATCGCCTATGGCGACGGCATCATCACCAGTCGCAACACATTTCAAAAGTACTACGAGCAAGAAGAACTCAAAGCCTACATCGACCAGGTGCTGGGCGTAGACGCCATCCCCATCGCTCTGGGTATCTACTTTGTCTTTCGGGACGAGGCTCAGTCCGAAGCCTTTCGGGCCTCCCGGTTCCGCTCCCGCGCCACGGCTCCCCGCATTCGCCTTAAGGTCAGCAAGTTTGAGGAATACCGCGATCGCCTCCAACCCCTGATGGACTTCTACACCAATCGCGGTCGGCTCCCGGCGGTGGAAGAACTGGGGGCGCAAGAGCTGACATCCTTGCAAGAGACCTTTGGCAGCATCAAGCGAGCCTTTACCGTCGTTCTGCAGGCGACGGATGTGGGGGAATGGGACGCGATCGCCGACAAGCGCCGCAACGACCTGCTGGTCTACCTAGCTCTCAGCCACTTCGGCAAGCGCCCCAAGTTCAAAGACCTCTCCCCCGAGCTTCAGCAAGATATCAAAGCCCTCTTCGGCAGCTACCATCAAGCCTGCACCGCCGCCGACTTGATGTTGATGAGCCTGGGCAGCACAGACCTGATTGAAGAACGCTGTCGTCAGAGTGCGATCGGACAGCAGCGCCCCAACTCCCTTTGGGTACATGTTTCTGCTCTAGACCAGCTTGACCCGCTACTGCGCCTTTACGAAGGCTGTGCTTCTCGCACTATCGGCCGACCTGAAGAAGCTACCGTGGTGAAATTCCACGTCCAGAAGCCCCAGATCACCTATTTGTCCTTCCCTGCGTTCGACAAAGAACCACACCCGGCATTGGAAACCAGCATGGCCATTGGTCTGCGCGACCTCCATGTCCGCTACCGTGACTATGATCCCGACAACCCGCCGCTACTGCACCAAAAAGACCAGGTGGTCACACCTGACTATCCTGGCTATGCTAAGTTCACCAAGCTCAGCCAGCAAGAGCAAAAGTGGGGTTTGCTAGACGATGTAAAAGCGATTTTTGATCGCCGGGGCTGGGAGAAATGCTTGTTACAGCACGGGACTGAGTTAAAAGGACATCGACTAATTCGACTTAAGCTCATGGATTAG